The genomic interval AAGAGTAAAAAAGAAgagaattttatttttgtggtcCTGTTGTTTTATGCCAGCTGAGGCAGAGTGACACAAGCTGCCCAATGGACACACCTGGGCTGGGTGATGCCACGTTACGGCTAGGTATGTAAGGCACACAATATCACGAACAAAACCAGTAGTTCGTGAAATGTAGTACTACTTGCTTAAGACGTTGCCTCGTCACAAACAGACACAACTATTTAACTGTGCAATTGCATTGTGACGGGCCTGACCCTTGGTACCTAACTGTTTTAATCAATTTTACGAGTGAACAGATGAGTTGTTTCCCGATAAATGGATGTGTTGAACCACAGTCACATTTAGGGTCAACCTAGCTGCCCAAGACGTTGCCTCAGCGCGGACAAACACATTCTAGGTTAATGAAATCGCATGTTTGAATCTAGCTCTGTAGCATTCTTGGACTGCATGCTACcttagatttattgatttatttatctgattgaagttttacccaagaatatttcacttatacgacggcggcaagcattatgaagGGAAAAAACTGCCCGGGTGTCACACCACGCTCATCTATATACAATGCTAAAATTAGATCAGAATTTTGTAAAGATTTTTGAAAGTACATTATGATGAATatggtttattaattttttttctttattcatgCTTTTGAAATTATTGACACCGAACAGGGACTTCGGCGCGATAGTCTAAACTGACATGGACGTGTTCTATTTAAAAGAAATTGCCCAGATCGTGCAACGGTCTGACGGGTACGCATGCGTTCGTATAATAATAATCTGACTGGTATATCTACCGTTGCAATCGGCAAGAATAATATATTTACAACCCAGTGGTGGAAATTTAGCGTGTGTCATCATTTTTCAAAGGGGGAAAAAAGATGGACTATTGGATAAAAGGTAAAACGTTTATTAAAGGATTCATTTCAATAATAAGAAATATGACACACAGCGGACTCAGCGGAGATAACGTTAATAGACAAACCGTTACAAAACAGgcttttaattatttactaaATAACTTGGCCTCTAAAATATACCGAGTAAACAAATAATTAGCAAATGCACAGACACGACTTGGATATTGCTAGATATGATGGAATAAACACGTTGTTCTATGGTGACAAGAAATCCccaaccaataaataaatataataagtaTCTTTAGTGACATGTCATACGTAATTCTATATTGGATAAAACGAAATAAAGATTTTACGTATTTAAACCTATTatatctttttatatatattttaatcagACGGTTATACATCTGTCTATACATTTACAGAGCTGGACGTGTGCTTGTATATTTGAACTGTTTTACACTAGTTGCGATTCCCTGTAGCAATCTCTTCAAAAAGATGGATAGAGCGGtaaggttttacgtcgtatacttaacaatatttcagtcatttgatgaTCCACATTGTTTAAAAATACTCTCACCAGAcagtaatttctttattttttaacaaaattcatgaaatgtttttgtttttgtctgttttcacgTTTTCTTATTTTAGGAACAAATGGAGCAAACCGAGAACTGCATAGCTTTTACCGAAGGGAAAATTTTCGAGTTTTTAGATTTCGACAATGACGGGTTTGTGTCCGTCGGCGACTTGAATATCTTCCCTAAAAATTTGATACGAGACGGGAAAATTGAAGACGGTAAGCGTCTGAGTGCGCTTTACAAGGAGCTCTATGTACGAATCTGTCGGGGAGCCGGATATCCGGCTGAGCAGGCGTCTCTGACAAAGGAGGACTGGATCCGAGGTAAATTGGTTATTAAGAACACAGAATGGCTTCAGAGAGAATTTATGCCTGGAATTGTTGACATCTACTTTTCGACAGTCGATCTAAACCAGGACGGGAGGATAGGGCTCAGAGAGTGGGAACACTTCTATCGAAGCCGTGGTATCGAGGATAAAGCCTTCTGTGTCCGAACCTTTCAGCAGATGGATACAAATGGAGATGGAGTAATCTCCCCTGATGAGTTTAAAAACGTCTTCGCTCAAATGGGCAAGGGAAACAACAACTACAGCTTTCTATATGCCAGGAAATAACTGACATTCATAAACAACAAATGAAGTTGAACTTCAATTTTATAGCTATATCGTAGAGCGATACCACGCCACAATGTATCCTTGGAATTTCAACACATTATGCCGTTATTATGTCCGAATGTGCCTCTGTCCATCGGTCCGATGGAGTAATCTCCCCTGAGGAGTTTAAAAACGCCTTCGCTCAAATGGGCAAGGGAAACAACAACTTAAGCTGActtcaaatgaataattatacaCGAGATAACATGTAAATGAGACTGCGCAAAGAGTCCCACAATGCAACGATCGCTAGTGGAtcgcacatgtaggcctaaacatTATAATTATAATGCTAATCAGGCCTATAAGTGCAAAAAAACAAACGATCTTTGTTTCTAtcattaaactttaaatttataatAGGCCTAGGCCTATT from Liolophura sinensis isolate JHLJ2023 chromosome 3, CUHK_Ljap_v2, whole genome shotgun sequence carries:
- the LOC135463323 gene encoding uncharacterized protein LOC135463323, whose amino-acid sequence is MDRAEQMEQTENCIAFTEGKIFEFLDFDNDGFVSVGDLNIFPKNLIRDGKIEDGKRLSALYKELYVRICRGAGYPAEQASLTKEDWIRGKLVIKNTEWLQREFMPGIVDIYFSTVDLNQDGRIGLREWEHFYRSRGIEDKAFCVRTFQQMDTNGDGVISPDEFKNVFAQMGKGNNNYSFLYARK